One bacterium DNA segment encodes these proteins:
- a CDS encoding GAF domain-containing protein: MGSERATFALRIAFSAATAVLILAGASLNASGRAGPAALLAAAAGLLALAAGVVNPLWKVAAPLAVAALVVNLLPSQFNLQDANLGLQAAGLLLLGLGGYVGSIAYRSFTEAMRRQLRDLRSLNAQLEEKHRAFLAATSEAEASSRPGDIGALTANIARQVGADFACCYLASADGRLFVPQPPGIGLDRLHPQPVSRGTEKPGPLITAIESAKAFAGTGTTLLSELVNYLPDDLQVHSLMAVPMPIGEHVGGFILLGNRAGAFTDDHRRLATTLTLRAGSQLASANAVDLSRRQSERYTLMNELVKEASGKTMDDVLELVLEKGKQVIRYDAGRAALFGPDDSFVILGSADPAPLTAPMARVREGETVLRNLITEDEHIYSGVGPDHAGGTANEALTPIRGKEGVIGALCLGRSGPTGFSQRDVAALDELGSMAGIAVENSRLLQAAAGQASKLDTALDALGEVSQALTTVTQGSKVLERKTLETAVRVTMGTAGLLTRTTSDGNQAAIMSLGFPASVDEMEFQNGQGIVGAVMLSGRATAVPDISASFDLHSPPDLLEYGLRAAICMPMLEDGRLWGTLSVFDVKKREWTEDDQRVLATLGNQGVVAVRNAELYDNNQRSIWELRNLQEALQAATSTLDLNQVLQQVLAGAAKASSAQIGCLALEESGRLILKGGFGTDSTTAEKLALGLGGDICRDVMASGAPFMEALKPETLTESPLNPRAVLCVPITLRGKPTGVLFLAHYQVGHAFTPDHRNLVTELAAQAAVAIDNARLFKDREEVILASLEALANAVDARDPYTAGHSQRVTQYALVIARQMKYSPKDQGAWVRLERGGRLHDIGKIGVPDAVLQKTGKLTDAEFAKMKEHPVVGFNILSGLRMLTDELVIVRSHHERYDGRGYPDRKKADELPLYAWIVSAADAIDAMTSDRPYRRGMPLSVAIDQVRAGAGTHFHPDVAEAVLDAAAHGTLKLVEQESMYRDAPAIGAFENPTS, encoded by the coding sequence GTGGGTTCCGAGAGAGCGACTTTCGCGCTGCGCATCGCGTTCTCCGCGGCCACCGCGGTTCTCATCCTGGCCGGCGCGTCCCTGAACGCGAGCGGGCGGGCGGGCCCCGCTGCCCTGCTGGCGGCCGCGGCGGGGCTCCTGGCCCTGGCGGCGGGCGTGGTCAACCCCCTCTGGAAGGTTGCGGCCCCGCTCGCCGTGGCCGCCCTGGTGGTGAACCTGCTCCCATCCCAGTTCAATCTCCAGGACGCCAACCTTGGGCTGCAGGCGGCGGGCCTGCTGCTCCTGGGGCTCGGCGGCTACGTCGGCAGCATCGCCTACCGCAGCTTCACCGAGGCGATGAGACGGCAGCTCCGCGACCTCCGGAGCCTGAACGCGCAGCTCGAGGAGAAGCATCGGGCCTTCCTCGCCGCGACGTCGGAGGCGGAGGCGTCCAGCCGGCCCGGCGACATCGGCGCGCTCACAGCCAACATCGCGCGCCAGGTCGGCGCGGATTTCGCGTGCTGCTACCTGGCGTCCGCCGACGGCCGGCTGTTCGTACCGCAACCGCCGGGAATCGGCCTGGACCGCCTTCATCCGCAGCCCGTGAGTCGCGGCACTGAAAAGCCCGGCCCGCTAATCACGGCGATCGAGTCGGCAAAGGCGTTCGCCGGCACCGGCACGACCCTGCTGAGCGAACTCGTCAACTATCTGCCCGACGACCTGCAGGTCCACAGCCTCATGGCGGTGCCGATGCCGATCGGAGAGCACGTCGGCGGGTTCATCCTGCTCGGCAACCGGGCCGGCGCCTTCACCGACGACCACCGCAGGCTGGCCACCACGCTGACCCTGCGTGCCGGCTCGCAGCTGGCGAGCGCCAACGCGGTCGACCTGTCGCGCCGGCAGTCGGAGCGCTACACGCTCATGAACGAGCTCGTCAAGGAGGCCTCGGGCAAGACCATGGACGACGTGCTCGAGCTCGTCCTCGAGAAGGGCAAGCAGGTCATCCGCTATGACGCCGGCCGCGCCGCGCTGTTCGGGCCGGACGACTCGTTCGTCATCCTCGGCTCGGCTGACCCGGCGCCCCTGACGGCGCCGATGGCAAGAGTCCGCGAGGGTGAGACCGTGCTGCGCAACCTCATCACCGAGGACGAGCACATCTACAGCGGCGTTGGGCCCGACCACGCGGGCGGGACCGCCAACGAAGCGCTCACCCCCATCCGTGGCAAGGAGGGCGTGATCGGCGCGCTGTGCCTTGGCAGGAGCGGACCGACCGGATTCAGCCAGCGGGACGTCGCGGCCCTCGATGAGCTGGGGTCGATGGCCGGGATCGCGGTGGAGAACTCACGGCTCCTCCAGGCGGCGGCGGGTCAGGCTTCCAAGCTGGACACCGCTCTCGACGCGCTCGGCGAGGTTTCGCAGGCGCTGACGACCGTCACCCAGGGTTCGAAGGTGCTGGAGCGAAAGACGCTCGAGACCGCGGTGCGGGTCACGATGGGCACGGCCGGGCTGCTCACCCGCACCACCTCGGACGGCAATCAGGCCGCCATCATGTCGCTGGGCTTCCCCGCCTCCGTCGACGAGATGGAATTCCAGAACGGGCAGGGAATCGTCGGGGCGGTGATGCTGAGCGGGCGCGCGACCGCGGTGCCCGACATCAGCGCCAGCTTCGACCTGCACTCCCCTCCGGACCTGCTCGAGTACGGCCTGCGGGCCGCCATCTGCATGCCGATGCTCGAGGACGGACGGCTGTGGGGCACCCTATCGGTCTTCGACGTCAAGAAGCGCGAGTGGACGGAGGACGACCAGCGCGTGCTGGCAACGCTCGGCAACCAGGGTGTGGTGGCGGTCAGGAACGCGGAGCTCTACGACAACAACCAGCGCAGCATCTGGGAGCTCCGGAACCTGCAGGAGGCGCTGCAGGCCGCCACCTCCACCCTGGACCTGAACCAGGTCCTGCAGCAGGTGCTCGCCGGCGCCGCCAAGGCGTCAAGCGCTCAGATCGGATGCCTGGCCCTCGAGGAGTCGGGCAGGCTCATCCTCAAGGGCGGCTTCGGCACGGACTCCACGACGGCGGAGAAGCTCGCCCTGGGTCTGGGCGGCGACATCTGTCGCGACGTCATGGCCTCCGGAGCTCCGTTCATGGAGGCCCTGAAGCCTGAGACTCTGACCGAAAGCCCGCTGAACCCGCGCGCCGTCCTCTGCGTCCCCATCACCCTGCGCGGCAAGCCCACCGGCGTCCTCTTCCTCGCCCACTACCAGGTCGGTCATGCGTTCACTCCGGATCACCGCAACCTGGTCACGGAGCTCGCCGCGCAGGCGGCGGTCGCCATCGACAACGCCCGGCTCTTCAAGGACCGCGAAGAGGTCATCCTCGCCTCGCTCGAGGCGCTGGCCAACGCGGTCGACGCGCGTGATCCGTACACGGCGGGCCACTCCCAGCGCGTCACCCAGTACGCGCTGGTGATCGCGCGCCAGATGAAGTACTCACCCAAGGACCAGGGCGCGTGGGTGCGGCTGGAGCGTGGCGGCCGACTCCACGACATCGGCAAGATCGGGGTCCCGGACGCCGTCCTTCAGAAGACCGGCAAGCTCACCGACGCGGAGTTCGCGAAGATGAAGGAGCATCCCGTCGTGGGCTTCAACATCCTCAGCGGGCTGCGGATGCTCACCGACGAGCTGGTCATCGTCCGATCACACCACGAGCGGTATGACGGCAGGGGATACCCCGATCGCAAGAAGGCCGACGAGCTGCCGCTCTACGCCTGGATCGTCAGCGCCGCCGACGCCATCGACGCGATGACTTCGGACCGTCCCTATCGCCGCGGGATGCCGCTGTCGGTCGCGATCGACCAGGTGCGCGCCGGCGCGGGCACGCATTTCCACCCGGACGTCGCCGAAGCCGTGCTCGACGCCGCCGCCCACGGCACGTTGAAGCTGGTCGAGCAGGAGTCCATGTACCGCGACGCGCCGGCGATCGGAGCGTTCGAAAACCCGACTTCCTGA
- a CDS encoding bifunctional (p)ppGpp synthetase/guanosine-3',5'-bis(diphosphate) 3'-pyrophosphohydrolase produces the protein MTVSELLRIADHLDLEGQQVVRKAYERAASAHTGQRRLSGEEYVNHPLEVAAILADLELDAETIAAALLHDTVEDTALTAEEVVREFGPEVGRLVDGVTKLGRIALRSDQQQQAENIRKMMVAMAEDLRVVLIKLADRLHNMRTLDPLPEVKRRKISRETLDIYAPLAHRLGIGQIKWELEDLAFKNLEPEAYDDVAKRIARKRTEREALVSDLREILARELEGVGIRADITGRPKHIYSVWQKMTRENKDFSEIYDLSAIRVQVESVRDCYGVLGVVHSLWKPVPGRFKDYVAMPKSNGYQSLHTTVITHTGEPIEIQIRTHEMHRVAEFGVAAHWTYKEGGKDASFDQKLSWLRSLLEWQNEVGDAESFLDTVKVDLFQDEVYVFTPKGDVLNLPADSTPVDFAYRIHTEVGHRCIGAKVNGRMVPLDYELKNGEIVEILTSKGPHGPSRDWLNFVKSASAKERIRKWFKSQRRDENVTKGRDLLDKELHRMHRMNLADLEEGKLLEMANMHKFAAIDDFLAAVGYGDLSPHAVVMRMALRTDGAGDLHAIPLIPNVQPTPRVLVRGEKGIFTKVAPCCQPVPGDAIVGYTTRGKGVTVHRADCINAVNAQDRARVVPVDWDSEASHLYPVAIKLEAWDRQGLLRDIATVVAENRVNMSALEVHVYDDKTAVVSATVEIDSLAQLSRLMERLESVKDVHTVAREAS, from the coding sequence ATGACGGTTTCAGAGCTGCTCAGGATCGCCGACCACCTCGATCTCGAGGGCCAGCAGGTGGTTCGGAAGGCGTACGAACGCGCCGCCAGCGCGCACACGGGTCAGCGCCGGCTGTCCGGCGAGGAGTACGTCAACCACCCGCTGGAGGTGGCCGCCATCCTGGCCGACCTCGAGCTCGACGCCGAGACGATCGCCGCCGCGCTCCTCCACGACACCGTCGAAGACACCGCTCTCACCGCGGAGGAGGTGGTGCGCGAGTTCGGCCCCGAGGTGGGCCGGCTGGTCGACGGGGTGACGAAGCTGGGGCGGATCGCCCTGCGCTCCGACCAGCAGCAGCAGGCGGAGAACATCCGCAAGATGATGGTGGCGATGGCGGAGGACCTGAGAGTGGTCCTGATCAAGCTCGCCGACCGCCTTCACAACATGCGCACCCTCGACCCGCTGCCGGAGGTGAAGCGCCGGAAGATCTCGCGGGAGACGCTGGACATCTACGCTCCGCTGGCGCACCGGCTCGGCATCGGACAGATCAAGTGGGAGCTGGAAGACCTGGCCTTCAAGAACCTGGAGCCCGAGGCGTACGACGACGTCGCCAAGCGGATAGCGAGAAAGCGCACCGAGCGAGAGGCGCTGGTTTCAGACCTGCGCGAGATCCTCGCTCGCGAGCTCGAGGGGGTCGGCATCCGTGCGGACATCACCGGCCGGCCGAAGCACATCTACTCCGTCTGGCAGAAGATGACCCGCGAGAACAAGGATTTCTCGGAGATCTACGACCTGTCGGCGATCCGGGTCCAGGTCGAATCCGTGCGCGACTGTTACGGCGTGCTCGGCGTGGTGCACTCGCTGTGGAAGCCTGTGCCCGGCCGGTTCAAGGACTACGTCGCGATGCCGAAATCCAATGGCTACCAATCCCTTCACACCACGGTCATCACGCACACCGGCGAGCCCATCGAAATCCAGATCCGCACGCACGAGATGCATCGCGTCGCGGAGTTCGGCGTCGCCGCGCACTGGACCTATAAGGAGGGCGGCAAGGACGCGAGCTTCGATCAGAAACTGTCGTGGCTGCGGAGCCTTCTGGAGTGGCAGAACGAAGTCGGCGACGCGGAATCGTTCCTGGACACGGTCAAGGTCGACCTGTTTCAGGACGAGGTGTACGTCTTCACGCCCAAGGGCGATGTCCTCAACCTGCCGGCCGACTCGACCCCAGTCGACTTCGCCTATCGCATTCACACCGAGGTCGGTCACCGGTGCATCGGCGCCAAGGTCAACGGCCGCATGGTGCCGCTCGACTACGAGCTGAAGAACGGCGAGATCGTCGAGATCCTGACGTCCAAGGGTCCCCATGGACCCAGCCGTGACTGGCTGAACTTCGTCAAGAGCGCTTCAGCCAAAGAACGTATCCGCAAGTGGTTCAAGAGCCAGCGCCGCGACGAGAACGTGACCAAGGGCCGCGATCTGCTCGACAAGGAACTCCACCGCATGCACCGGATGAACCTCGCCGACCTCGAGGAGGGCAAGCTCCTGGAGATGGCGAACATGCACAAGTTCGCGGCGATCGACGACTTCCTGGCCGCGGTCGGTTACGGCGACCTGTCTCCGCACGCCGTCGTCATGCGGATGGCGCTCCGCACGGACGGCGCCGGCGACCTGCATGCGATCCCGCTGATCCCCAACGTGCAACCGACGCCGCGGGTGCTGGTTCGCGGCGAGAAGGGGATCTTCACCAAGGTGGCCCCGTGCTGCCAGCCGGTTCCCGGTGATGCCATCGTCGGCTACACGACTCGCGGCAAGGGGGTGACCGTGCATCGTGCCGACTGCATCAACGCCGTCAACGCCCAGGACCGCGCGCGCGTGGTGCCGGTGGACTGGGACTCCGAGGCGTCGCATCTCTACCCCGTCGCGATCAAGCTCGAGGCCTGGGACCGCCAGGGCCTCCTGCGCGACATCGCCACGGTGGTGGCGGAGAACCGCGTCAACATGTCCGCGCTCGAGGTCCACGTCTATGACGACAAGACGGCGGTCGTTTCGGCGACCGTGGAGATCGACTCCCTGGCGCAGCTGTCACGCCTGATGGAAAGGCTGGAAAGCGTCAAGGACGTCCACACGGTCGCTCGCGAAGCCTCGTGA